CATAGCGATTAGTTGGGTGGAGAACAGCAGGCCCAGAAGCATATAAATAGCGGTGACAATAATAGAAAGAAAATTGACATTGCCCAGCAAATGTTCCTGGGTCTTTCTGTCTTTGGCACCCAGGGCGATGCTTAAAACCGAGCCGGCACCGACTCCGATCAGAGAGCCGAAAGCGACGCTGATCTGGGACAGAGGATAAGCCACAGAAACCCCGGCCAGAGCGGCTTCGCCCACGTACCGTCCGACAAAGAAGGCATCCATCACGGAATTCATACCGTATAACACCATGGCCACAATCGCCGGCCAGGATAAATCAGCCATAACCTTCCAGAGGTTTCCGGATAAGATAAAATGCTTTTGCTTTTCTTTTTCCTCCACTAATGTATTGTCCATTCTTAAATTCTCCCTTCTCCATTTAAAATGAAACCCGCTTCTGGGAAAGTGCAGCGGGGATTTTCTTTTAGTTAGATTAATCTAACTTTGGGGGTAAAAAATTTTTGTACCAAGTTAAAGCTCCAGGACCCGGAGCTGGGCGTATAAAATCCCTCCTTCCTGCAATATGATTTATTCTGCCCGGTTGTTCAGTCATTGCATCTTGTTCCGCCATTGCGTCCCCTGTTGTCAGTAGAGGATGATACTATTAGCATATAACGACGTTATATAACAATAGTATGATAACGCTGTTATCTTTCTTTGTCAACAAGAAAATGAGGATCATTCTCACATCTCTAATTGGACAGAGGGGTTTCTTTTGGTTTACAATGAACTGAAATAGTGTGGGGGAGGCAACTCTGTGAGCAAAAACTCAATGGATACAAAACCTATGGTTAAGAAATCGGCCGATACCCATCGTCCGATCACTATAGAATGTCTGCGCCTTTCTTCAGATGGCTCCGGGGTGGGATATCATGAAGGAAAGGCTACCTTCGTTTCCGGATTACTGCCGGGGGAGACAGGGCAGATTCGCATCGTGGAAGAGAAGAAAAACTGGCAAAGAGGTCAACTGCTGAGCTTCTGCAAAACCTCGGCAGAGCGAATGGAACCGCCCTGTTCAGTCTTCGGTCGATGCGGCGGTTGTCAGCTGCAGCATCTCAATTATGCCCAGACCTTGCTCTGGAAAAAGCGCTGGGTAGAAGATGCTCTGACCAGGATCGGCAAAATCCCCCTGGAAAAAGTCACAGTTCATCCAACCTTGGGTATGGATGAACCCTGGCGTTACCGGAACAAAGCGCGGCTTCATCGCGGAGAGGGGAATACGCTTGGCTATTATCAGGAAAAGAGCAAAGCGACAGTTCCCTTCACTGATTGCCTTCTGCTCAGTGAATCGATGAACCGATGGGTCCGGGAAGCAGAGACGCTGCTGGGCCAACAGGATAAAAGTTTCTTTCCTGACCTGAACGCGCTGACCTTCCGGGAAAATTCTCGGGGGGAAGGGATGTTGATTTTGGACTCCCTGAAGGATGCCCAAGGAGCTGAAATATGGGCAGAGATGGGCGGGAGAATCCGCTCGGTTTGGAGTATCAACAGTTCGGGAGAGCCGGAGCAAATCGTCGGCCAAAGAGAATTTACCGAGGATGTGCTGGGGGCTGAGTTTAAGATCTCCCCGCTGGCCTTTCTGCAGGTGAACTCGGTTCAAACCCGTAAACTTTACAACAGGGTACTGGATTGGGCGGAGCTTTCCGCCGAGAAGGTGGTCTGGGATCTTTATTGCGGAATCGGAACGATTACCCTGGCTTTAGCTGCCAAGGCCAAAAAGGTCTGGGGAATCGAAGAAAATCCCTATGCTGTGGAAGATGCCAGGGAAAATGCCAAGCGCAACAGGGTGAATAACGTGGAGTTTATGGCCGGCAAAGTGGAGGACACCTTTCAGCAGATCAGTGACTGTCCCCATATCGTGGTCCTTGATCCACCCCGGGCCGGAGCCCACCGGAAAGTGCTGGAGGGGCTGCTGGAACTGAAGCCGGAGCAGATCATTTATGTTTCTTGCGATCCGGGGACCTTGGCCAGGGATCTGGGTATACTGCAGAACGGTGGGTATCAGGTGGCTGAAGTGCAGCCGGTGGATATGTTTCCGTGGACAGTGAGTGTGGAGACTGTTTGCCTACTTTCCAGTAAAATCAATGGTTTTGGACAATAAAAAACCCGCTTATGGATTATTTGCCAACGGAATTTTGTTTGCGTTGGCAAAGTTGCTTTTCAAATATCGCCACTGTGTTATCAGTCATCTGCTCTGTTGGATGGGTGTATGTATCCATCGTGGTTGCCAACCTGGAGTGTCCGAGGCGCTTTTGAACGTCTTTAGGATTGGCCCCGTTCTCAATCAGCATTGTGGCGTGAGTATGCCGTAAGGAGTGAAAATTGAACAGAATACCGAGTTCATAATGTATAACCCTGGATGCATATTTAAAAGTGTCCGGGGTTACTATTTCTCCATTTTCCTTTGTGCATACCATGTCAACAGACCTCACGGCACCAGGATCTACAGATACCGGGAGAGATAATATTCTGCGCAGAGTATTATTCCCTTCTTTCTCTTCAATTTCATACTGCTGCACGTAATGCGGACCGTATTTAAGCCGGTGTTCGAGTTGCTGTTTCTTATGTTGCTTAAGAGCACTGAACAGTGTTTTTCCAACTTTAATGTCTCTAACGGAAGATTTTGTTTTAGTGGGACCAAAATACCAGTGTGGCTTACGTTTATAGATAATCTTGTTTACGCTAACGATACTTTATCCAAGTCTATATCTTCCCAAGTTAGGCCCATGACTTCACTGATCCGACATCCTGTGTGGTATCCAATCATAATAGGAATATAGTAGGGGGTATCTGCAGGGAAGTGTTCAAGGATCTGATCAAATTCATCATCGGGTATAACTCTCCGATCTATTTCTCCTTTTGTATGTTCATAGCGCGGGAGTTTAACATATCGTATCGGATTATCCTCGATAAACTGAGCAGGATAGACGGCGTAATCAAAAGCCCCATTAAGCACCGAGATAATGTTGATGAGGCTATGCCGGCTCAGTCCGGTTATGAATTTTCCGTTTATGAATTCTTGAAGTATGGCAGGTGTTAAAGATCTGAGTTTATAGATACCAAGCTGCGGCTTGGTATGAACCCGGATAATGACATCGTAGGCCTGCTGAGTATTATGCCTGCAGTTAAGTAGAACATAATTCTTGAACCAATAATCCATATAATCCGAAGTTGATATCTCAGATGGCTCAAAATGTAATCCTGCATTGTTGTATGCTTGAAGCGCTTTTCTCAGAGCAGCTTCAGCCTCTTTCTTTGTGCGTCCGCCAACACGCTCTATACGCTTGCGTTTTCCATCAACGCTGGAGGCTTCAAAAGAGTAATACCATTTCTCACCGCGCTTTCTTACATGGCCTTCCATAGTAGCACATCCTTTCCTTCAGTTGTGGAACATACGTTCCGGTGATGGGTAAAAAAATTTAGAGATTATGATTCTTCTTGATCTGGATTCTTTATGCCAACATAATCATAGAATTTTGATGGAGATATGTAGTAGCTCCACTTTGAACTTGTTTTTACAGCTATTCCAAACGGCAACAGCTCTCGTTGCAAGCAGACCCTGATGAATTGAGGATTTTTGCCCATAATTGCTGCAGCCTTGCTTATAGGCAGGTTTTTTCCTGCGGCGAAAGGATCTTTTTTGCTTTCTTGCATACACACTCCTCCTTTAAAGATAATGCTAGTGTTCTGTATCCCAACCTGTGAAGGTATTACCATCTTAGAAATACCTTTGCAAAGGTTGATGACACCCTGAGATGGCTTAAAATATGTTTTTAACGGTTAATGCCACCGATGACAGAATCCCACTCAAGTTCATAACCAAAATCAAGATATAAAGAGAAATCGGGGACGTTTATGCCTAGGCGTTCCTGATGCTTTTTTGAAATTATTTTAAGGTTGCTTAAAGATACGCCATTTATATATTGACTGAGTTCATACGACAAACTCTTAATTCTGAATTGAATGACCCTCGGAGTAACAAAATATTTTTGAGCAAAATAATTTAGATAGTCTATCTGTTGAT
This genomic stretch from Desulfitobacterium chlororespirans DSM 11544 harbors:
- the rlmD gene encoding 23S rRNA (uracil(1939)-C(5))-methyltransferase RlmD, giving the protein MSKNSMDTKPMVKKSADTHRPITIECLRLSSDGSGVGYHEGKATFVSGLLPGETGQIRIVEEKKNWQRGQLLSFCKTSAERMEPPCSVFGRCGGCQLQHLNYAQTLLWKKRWVEDALTRIGKIPLEKVTVHPTLGMDEPWRYRNKARLHRGEGNTLGYYQEKSKATVPFTDCLLLSESMNRWVREAETLLGQQDKSFFPDLNALTFRENSRGEGMLILDSLKDAQGAEIWAEMGGRIRSVWSINSSGEPEQIVGQREFTEDVLGAEFKISPLAFLQVNSVQTRKLYNRVLDWAELSAEKVVWDLYCGIGTITLALAAKAKKVWGIEENPYAVEDARENAKRNRVNNVEFMAGKVEDTFQQISDCPHIVVLDPPRAGAHRKVLEGLLELKPEQIIYVSCDPGTLARDLGILQNGGYQVAEVQPVDMFPWTVSVETVCLLSSKINGFGQ
- a CDS encoding tyrosine-type recombinase/integrase: MVCTKENGEIVTPDTFKYASRVIHYELGILFNFHSLRHTHATMLIENGANPKDVQKRLGHSRLATTMDTYTHPTEQMTDNTVAIFEKQLCQRKQNSVGK
- a CDS encoding Arm DNA-binding domain-containing protein — its product is MEGHVRKRGEKWYYSFEASSVDGKRKRIERVGGRTKKEAEAALRKALQAYNNAGLHFEPSEISTSDYMDYWFKNYVLLNCRHNTQQAYDVIIRVHTKPQLGIYKLRSLTPAILQEFINGKFITGLSRHSLINIISVLNGAFDYAVYPAQFIEDNPIRYVKLPRYEHTKGEIDRRVIPDDEFDQILEHFPADTPYYIPIMIGYHTGCRISEVMGLTWEDIDLDKVSLA